GTCGTTTGTTTAGCCTATGTTTGGATATCCCGATGTATCATTTGTATTGTTCGATCTTCGAATCCGTTATATGTTATCgattttttgcaaaaaaaaaaaatccatctGAAATGCTAAAAACATTTGATATGCATGATCAGTACATAGTCAATAAATATAGGGATGATATATGATCAACAATAAAGCAGTGTGGATTTGGCTACAAGGGCATATGGAATGCGTATGCGTTAAATAGAGTTATTACTTTTTAATGGGAATCTAGTGTTTTAATTTTAACAAGTTGTGTCTGCTCAGAGGTTATCCCAGAAATACTTAAAAGACTTCTCCGGATATCCAAACGATTGGCCACTCAACAACATTTGACATGTAATAATGTTGGTGACTTTAGTGTCATCGACCATTTCGTGTAATAAGTTGATTTACTTGAGATAAGGGGATTTCAAGTTACGCTCACATACGAGTTAAGAGAGTGCGGAGTGCACACTTGTATAAGCATACTTGATTAATTCATGTAAAATGTTGTGTTGTTTAGTTAGTGTCTATTTGACCAAAAGACACAACTATTAAGAATTGGTGTCACTCTTCATAAAAGGTGAACCATTCATTGTTACCTTTTAGCCAAAAAGTATGCCCATTCATGGACATTTTTTCATCAAACGGTGTAACCTTTCATTCTCTATAAGTAAGAAGTGTTTGTCTCATTTTCTAAATGATGAAAAAATTGATCATTCACAATATAGATAAACTCTTTGTTATTGACTTCCAAATTTAATTGTCTATATTAGAGTTGTTCATTTGTCTTATCCCGAATAAAGATTTCCTCTAACTCTAAGGCAATATATATGTATAGAGTCGAAATACTTTATTGTGAAAGTGACTACACGATTCAAAGGTTTATCCCGACATTCAAACCCTATAACCAACATGCAACCCACATGCAGGTCATCGAAGCCGACACTATTTTCATATTATGCTTTTATCATGTAGCTACTAATGTGTACAACCAATACCCATCAAACACTATGTAATCACAAAACAAAAGTAATGCGTAATATGTAAAAAGGAACTGCACGAGTGTAGTAGGCCACATTTCGCGCTGCGGAACGCTTGACCACTATGCTTCTTTCTACTCAATTTGGGTTAGCTCTCTTTAACCATACGTATTCGATCTTCTTAAATGTATGGTCATATATGCAATGGAATCATAAATGGTATTATAAACAGGGTGACCCCTTTAGAAGAACTTAATGCTCGGTCTGAAAATTTCAATATCAAACCCTAAATAGAAGCACTTATGAAATACTAATGAAAGAATGCATTTTGGAAATGAAAAGGACTTAAAGTTTACATAATTGAAAACGCGTATGCTTTTGATTTGTCGGTAATCAATAATGTACGTGCTTTTCGACTTTTTAGAGTGGAATTTTCAATGTGGCCGGGTCATTTCTTGTTGCTTTTGGTTTTACATATATCATGTGTGGTGCTAATGTTATCGACTAGAGACATTTTGCGACATGTCTTATCACATCTAGTTAATGACTGTTGCTACGAGTTTAACAACAACAAAAAACACATTGCTTTATATAttttgtagtttatatatatatatatatatatataatatatatatatatatatatatatatatatatatataggggcaggatcaatggggaagtaaccaatcggggggaagcgggtgaagcaaaaaattatttttttttcatttttttttgaattttttttttccggcatcaagatcacacaaaaatatgaacatttagaagagacacttcgtgatgaatgttattatttaggcggaaaaacgatcgacaaaaataacattcaagataatattgttcgtgaagaatatgaacgtttttttccatgttttgtgaagtaaaatttagcccgatttagagtttagggtttagggtttggtgttttgggtttattccataaacccaaaacactaaaccctaaaccctaaaccctaaactctaaaccgttcgtgttaaaaactcaatctaaatcctaaatctaaaccctaaatctaaaccctaaactctaaatttctaaaccctaatatctaaaccctaatatctaaaccccaatagctaaaacctcaaaatacgctcgaaaaacacgataattgttatatattacttcttcgggcgatttcccgccaaaataaaaatatttatcacaaagtgtctctactaaatattcatattttcatctcatctataatgttcgtgaacaatgttttttcaaaaaacgaaaaaaaaaagtttttgcttccccccgcttccccccgaatggttacttccctcttgatcctaccactatatatatatatatatatatatatatatatatatacacacacacacacacaaaaataagtTTTATGTATAGATCAATATGTAATGACATCAAACGAATCTACGTATAAGTTCGTGAATCACGTGACACTACTAGTTTGAAATTTTTTAGTAGAAAACTAtcctataaattctatataacaccactaaatttaactatagaacccatatattttttaaatttatagTTTTTCCTTTAAAGTGTATAGAATAACACAAAATTTAACTACTCGAACCCGATATATTTTTGAAATTTTGAAGGTAAACTATCACTAAAATAGCATTCGCATATAATTAGTACTGAAAAAAATTTCGAAACCCTATTTACTCATAATTCTGGAatctccactaacgtcaagtaacactaagaaaaatattaaaaataccatCATTAATAAAGCAAAAAATATATATCCTAaattaaattcttttttttttcttttctatttggtgaaaaacaagaatatataaataAATTGAAGAATAATTCATCAAAACAATGAAAAGTTGAAGCGATTAAAGGAGAGCTACTTTACAACTTTACCAACTCAATATATTCGAGCAAGAGTTTGTATAATAAAATGCACCCCCTTTGTTCTCTATCTTGTTCTGTTCACCTTTGGATCCATCACTTTTCCCCTTTCATTTTCTCTACTCAAATCGTACTTTCTCCTTATAGATTATTGTAACCCTTTGTTTTTGTTCTTCTTCACTTGATTAATAGTAATATGGCATCTGCAATCACAGAAGTTGATCACTTACGAATCCCACTTCAAAAGATACTAGATGCAACCAACAACTTTTCTGATaaaaatatcatcgggaaaggtgatTTTGGTAAAGTTTACAGAGGGAAACTTGAGCATGACGGAAAGATGATTAAAATTGCTGCTCGGAGGTTAGATCCTAAAAATAGGCGCGGAGACGTCGAGTTCTGGACTGAGGTTTCTACGCTTTCTACTTTTTCTGGTTTGCAGGTGGATTATTTTATAGTCAAAATGATTGGATTCTGTGACGAAAAAGGCGAGAAGATCATCATAAACCATCGTTATCCCAAGGGAAGTCTGTCACGATATATAAGCGACCCGTTAACACTGGATATGAGCCAGAGATTGGATATTGCTGAAAACGTTTGCTGGGCAGTACACGGTATTCATAAAAAGTTGAAAGATGATTATATTATACACCGTAATATTAACAGCTCCACAATTTTATTAGATGGGAAATGGGAGCCTAGGTTATCTGGATTTGAATATTCCATCAAACATTCAAAAGAACGAATGAATGAAGTTGTGAATTCGGAACCTATTGGCACACGCGGGTATATAGACCCCGCCATTGAGAAGTATGGAGGTGTGAATCACAAGTCGGATATCTACTCACTTGGCGTCGTTATATTCGAATTGTTGTGTGGGAGGAAAGCATTTGAAGAGAATACGTTGTTAGCTCCACTCGCAAAATTTCATTATGAAAACGGAACATTGAAGGATATAATTCATCCTGATTTATGGAATCAATTGACTCCCAAACCATTCCAAGTCTTTTCAGAAGCAGCGTATTCTTGCTTACACGAGGATCCATCACTACGCCCACATGCGATGAAACTTTTGGGGCAATTTACAAAAGTAGAGCTATTACAAGTAAGACGTCCTTTAGTTTatgttattttttattttctttcaaTAAAACGCTTTGAAttgaataatatataatataatataatataatataatataatataataataatatattatttcaccctcacattatattatattatattacatctTTTACATTTACACTATTTGAAAAGTAAAAGTTTACGCAAACAAAAAATGTGCTTTAAATCAAGTCTACGCAAACAAAAGATGTGCTTTAAATCAAGTCTACGCAAACAAAAGATGTGCTTTAAATCAACAATCTAACAATTTACCTTTacaatttacatttacatttacatttacatttacaataTATTCAATAGAATGTACAATTTTACTATTCACTccattataatattaatttaatggcATTTTGGTCTTCTTGCTCTATTAGATATTTCTAGAACACACTTTTAACTACAGCTTCCAGACCTCTTCACTTCACCCTCATCAATTTTAATGGCATTTTGGTCTTCTTGCTCTATTAGATATTTCTAGAACACACTTTTAACTACAGCTTCCAGACCTCTTCACTTCACCCTCATCAATTTCTAAAAGACAAAATTATGTAGCACTATTCATCACTAGTAATCagcggtattttcgtcatttcactttttttttatctccaacgataaaagaaaccaaggttgcaaaagacgcgatACGGGgttgagacggtcgggtcctaaaagggtcgagacggggtcgagacggaggtctagacggatgttgactaacgttgacttttaaataaaaatgttatatattatatatatattgtacattacattattccaaacataagcatttcacacatgtttaaatatTTCAATATTTCAAACACAAAAAAAGgaaccctaagtaatagcacagcgtttaatttaaaaaaaaaataacttgaaaaaaatcagaaaaacccgttttttcccgtctcggaccgtgtttgaccgtgttttgaccgttttttggccgattttcgttttttcaaacgttttatgtataaacgggacgggaCACTCCAAAATCagtctacacccccgttttttccgttttttacaacactgaaagaaacaactttcgtaaaagaatcaacacttcaatgttaccaaaagatgtcgaaaaaaattctttttacaaaaaaatcaactattcttcctcaacgataaaagtgacaactttcataaaaggaacaaccattcaatgctaccaaaagatgtcgaaaaacattttttttacaaaatagatcaactaactttaaaaaaaaagaacgctaaaagaagcaactttcacaaaaagaacaacccttcaatgttagatgtcggaaaaaattcttttttacaaaatagatcaagattttatttttaactcgcatttaaaacggagaccccggcgcgaagcgagggctccacaactagttatactTAATTGCAACAAAAAAAAGAAGTTTATATACAAATTTGATTCGAAAAGGATGATAAAATTTTGATTGAAGTATCACTTAAATCATAATCAAAATTGCATTTTATCCCAATATTCATGTGCAAATTGTCCATAAGAGAACATAATCAGACAAAATTTCGCAATTGAGGGTATCGGAACAAGTTTCTCGTTTCTCTACCCAAAAGTATGTTAACTGCACGATACGGCAAAAATAAGGACATACTGTTTAATTTTGCAAGTTAGGTGTTGTCATAACTAAATGAAGTTATGATACTTCAGTTTGAGTGTTTATATTTTTCATACAAGCTACCATCAATTTATATGTGTGTATTTTAGAGTCGGAGTTAAGTATGCTTGTCCATTTATTTCCATAATTTTCTATAATTTATGCTGCATGACTTATTATTACTTTTTTAatataaactagttgtggagctctcgcttcgcgccgggggctccgttttaaatgcgagttaaaaataaaatcttgatctattttgtaaaaaagaatttttttcgacatctaacattgaagggttattctttttgtgaaagttgcttcttttagcgttctttttttttaaagttagttgatctattttgtaaaaaaaatgtttttcgacatcttttggtagcattgaagggttgttccttttatgaaagttgtcacttttatcgttgaggaagaatagttgatttttttgtaaaaagaatttttttcgacatcttttggtaacattgaagggttgattcttttacgaaagttgtttcttttatcgttggagataaaaaaaaaaagaagtgaaatgacgaaaataccgctgattactattgatgaatagtgctacatgAGGGTGAAGTGAAGAGTCTGGAAGCTGTAGTTAAAAGTGTGTTCTAGAAATATCTAATAGAGCAAAAAGATCAAAATACCATTAAGTTAATATTATAATGGAATGAATAGTAAAGTTGTACATTCTATTGAATATATtgtaaatgtaaataatattccAATTTCGATATTTCGTGTATAACACAATCAACTAATATTtgttcttatatttttatttttaaagttgAAAAAGCGTATCATGCTTATGGTttgtagataataataataataataataataataataataataataataataataataataataataataataataataataataataataataataataatgtgatttTGGAGTTTTTAGACTATTTGTAGTGGTTATGGGCGTGAGTTGGTGGTGTGAGTTTTTTTTTGCACTATTTTGATGATTATGATGTGTGAGTTTTTTGTGTGGAGTGTTGGTGGTGTGGGTTTAGTGTGGGTTTTAGTGTGTGTTAGGAGTGTTGTGATGATGTGGTAAAATATAATTGAGTTAAAATTCGATATTAAAATTTGCAATACCGTAACTTTATAACTTTCGATGCTGATATGCCAGCTTTTTATTCATCCATGCCGACATGTAATTAGTACAATTAATCTTATTTTAATTACAATTAtcaatttaattaatgttattatcaacGTATTTGACCTAGCAATTTGAAATGGATAGTAAACTCCCTAaacaactttcaaaccgtaactttaATTTTTTTTCGTAAGTTTTCAACTCTATACATTAAATTTGTAATACCGTAACTTTTTCTATTTTTTATATCGATATTTATATactaatatgaactgcaaattaaatTTTTCTACACGATTTACTACACATGTgcaattaattttatttatttaattaattaattattattgatTAATAATGAATGACCCACAAGTGTTCTCACAAATATTTAATGTGACAATGTTATCATttgaaaaaacacacacacacacacacacacacacacacacacatatatatatatatatatatatatatatatatatatatatatatatatatatatatatatatatatatatataagcaacaAAGTACACTTCTTTATTGTCACCCTTAGATTAATCCATGATTAacaccacttttaaaatttgtcaacaccgcgGACTCAAAAACACACAATAAT
This genomic stretch from Rutidosis leptorrhynchoides isolate AG116_Rl617_1_P2 chromosome 11, CSIRO_AGI_Rlap_v1, whole genome shotgun sequence harbors:
- the LOC139877653 gene encoding probable receptor-like protein kinase At5g59700 isoform X1, whose protein sequence is MASAITEVDHLRIPLQKILDATNNFSDKNIIGKGDFGKVYRGKLEHDGKMIKIAARRLDPKNRRGDVEFWTEVSTLSTFSGLQVDYFIVKMIGFCDEKGEKIIINHRYPKGSLSRYISDPLTLDMSQRLDIAENVCWAVHGIHKKLKDDYIIHRNINSSTILLDGKWEPRLSGFEYSIKHSKERMNEVVNSEPIGTRGYIDPAIEKYGGVNHKSDIYSLGVVIFELLCGRKAFEENTLLAPLAKFHYENGTLKDIIHPDLWNQLTPKPFQVFSEAAYSCLHEDPSLRPHAMKLLGQFTKVELLQVGIVVILDHFIFCCSHYCVVASFMLRFMIDCFRCT
- the LOC139877653 gene encoding probable receptor-like protein kinase At5g59700 isoform X2, which codes for MASAITEVDHLRIPLQKILDATNNFSDKNIIGKGDFGKVYRGKLEHDGKMIKIAARRLDPKNRRGDVEFWTEVSTLSTFSGLQVDYFIVKMIGFCDEKGEKIIINHRYPKGSLSRYISDPLTLDMSQRLDIAENVCWAVHGIHKKLKDDYIIHRNINSSTILLDGKWEPRLSGFEYSIKHSKERMNEVVNSEPIGTRGYIDPAIEKYGGVNHKSDIYSLGVVIFELLCGRKAFEENTLLAPLAKFHYENGTLKDIIHPDLWNQLTPKPFQVFSEAAYSCLHEDPSLRPHAMKLLGQFTKVELLQVHD